One Silene latifolia isolate original U9 population chromosome 4, ASM4854445v1, whole genome shotgun sequence DNA segment encodes these proteins:
- the LOC141653244 gene encoding uncharacterized protein LOC141653244, protein MWPCEKDILNQNSECSDDDASYESNREEGLECPICWESFNLVENVPYVLWCGHTLCKNCVMGLPWAVLKSPTLPVHLPFFISCPWCNLLSPRVLYKGLLRFPRKNYFILWMVESMNGERTRSYTSSHGDFRQTGPMNGNYGGMSHSHIRHHREVPRTLARPEIHHNHHPSSVNRYFNREGLNMSFRKCLAFLVHLTTKFPLVLIFLLVTLYAIPASAAILALYMLVTLLFAFPSFLVLYFAYPSLDWLVREIIT, encoded by the coding sequence ATGTGGCCCTGTGAGAAAGACATTCTGAACCAAAACTCCGAGTGCTCAGATGATGATGCATCATACGAGAGCAACAGAGAGGAAGGACTTGAGTGTCCTATATGTTGGGAGTCCTTCAATCTcgttgaaaatgttccttatgtGCTATGGTGTGGTCACACCCTCTGTAAGAATTGCGTCATGGGACTACCTTGGGCTGTTCTGAAATCTCCCACCCTACCCGTCCACCTTCCATTCTTCATCTCTTGTCCGTGGTGCAACTTACTGTCCCCTAGGGTGCTTTACAAAGGTCTGCTAAGATTCCCTCGTAAAAATTACTTTATCCTTTGGATGGTTGAGAGTATGAATGGTGAGAGAACAAGGTCTTACACATCTTCCCATGGCGATTTTCGCCAGACGGGCCCCATGAATGGAAATTATGGAGGAATGAGCCATTCGCACATTAGACACCATAGGGAAGTTCCAAGGACACTGGCAAGGCCAGAGAttcaccacaaccaccaccctaGCTCTGTTAATAGGTACTTTAATAGAGAGGGATTGAACATGTCATTTCGTAAGTGTTTGGCATTTCTGGTTCACTTGACCACCAAATTCCCTCTTGTTCTGATATTCCTTCTTGTCACTTTATACGCAATACCTGCCAGTGCAGCCATCTTGGCTTTGTACATGCTCGTAACTCTTCTATTTGCTTTCCCGTCTTTCCTTGTTCTCTATTTTGCGTACCCAAGCTTGGACTGGTTGGTTCGAGAAATCATCACTTAA